AGGAATATTTCATTCCGGAGTCTGGGCTAAAACTGTCCGTTTATTCCCGGAATTGCTGTCCGGTAAAACCCGGAATGAGTGTCCGGTTATGTCCGGAATAGGTGTCCGGTATCATCCGGATTCCGCAATAATTAGGAAATGTTCATTTAGGTATGCGATTTGTGCTAAAATTGTGGGGGAAGTATTGGGTGAGTCTGAACAATTTCTTGGAGATTTATTAATTGATTGGCGAATCCGAATCTTATTAGAAAATAGAATAATTAGAGGAAAAGGCACTTTTAAAACCATGAGAGATTTTGCTATTAGAAAATATCTTTTTAATCGAGGAAAGCATTATTGAGATGGTAGGGTCGAAATAATAAATATAAGCACATTACAAAAGTTTTGGAGTAGTCTCAGTCTATTATTACTGTTTTAGATATGTAGAGCCTGTGATTTGTTCTGT
Above is a genomic segment from Oceanispirochaeta sp. M1 containing:
- a CDS encoding DUF3658 domain-containing protein; translation: GIFHSGVWAKTVRLFPELLSGKTRNECPVMSGIGVRYHPDSAIIRKCSFRYAICAKIVGEVLGESEQFLGDLLIDWRIRILLENRIIRGKGTFKTMRDFAIRKYLFNRGKHY